The Quercus robur chromosome 3, dhQueRobu3.1, whole genome shotgun sequence DNA segment TCCCGAACCTTCTTGTTACGCTCACCAGTCAAGATAGCAGCCTGAATAGCAGCGCCATAGGCAACAACTTCATCTAGGTCGTCGATGCTCTTGCAAAGCTTCTTTCCTTCGAAGAAGTCCTGCAACAGCTGCTGCACCTTGGGAATCCTAGTAGAACCTCCAACAAGGACAACATCATCGACATCTCTCTTGTCCATCTTAGCATCCCCCAAACACTTTTCAACAGGCTCCATACACTTTTTAAAGAGTTCCATATTTAGCTCCTCAAAACAAGCACGACAAATTTTTGAATGAAAGTCAACACCCTTATACAATGAGTCAATGTAAATGGTGGCATTTTTAGCGGATGACAGTGTCTTCTTTGCCCCTTCACAAGCACTCCTCAACCTACTAAGGGCTCTGGGGTTCCCACTAATATCCATCTTGTTCTTTCTCTTAAACTCCTTAACAAGGGAGTTCACCATTATGTTAACAAAGTCCTCCCCTCCAAGGTGAGCGTCACCAGCTGTGGCCTTCACTtcaaatttaccatttttaattttaagaagtgaGACATCAAGAGTACCGCCACcaagatcaaaaatcaaaacattctTGCCAACACTGGCCTTCTTCTTGTCAAGACCATAAGCAATGGCTGCAGCAATGGGCTCACTGATGATACGCATCACATTGAGACCAGCAATGACCCCAGCATCCTTAGTTGCCTTGCGCTGAGAGTCATTAAAGTAAGCTGGAACGGTCACAACCGCATTCTTGACTTTCGTACCAAGATAGGCCTCAGCAGTCTTACGCATCTTTCTAAGGACCATGGACGCTATTTGCTCAGCTGTGTACTGCTCCTTCCTGCGTTTGTAGTTGACCTCAATCTTGGGTTTATCACCAGGATCAGAAGTGACCTTGAATGGCCAAAACTTCATGTCACTCTGAACCGAGGCATCACTGAATTTCTTACCAATCAGACGCTTAGAATCTGTGAACGCCAGAGGATAGAACACAAGCATCCAATAGACAAAAATATCACATAATGTCATAATCATTCAAATCTAATAAAGCAAATAAGTATTGAtgactacccaaaaaaaaaaaggaccaaaaaCCAACTCCAAATAAAACTACGACACTATATTTGTATTTCTCATTGACCGAAAATGCAATTTTATTTAAGTACAGTAAGactttcccatcaaaaaaaaaaaaaaaaaaaaaaatacagtaaGACTTCCaacttcataaataatttaaattattagattacaaaacaacataaatctagcaattttttttctctaattaatCTAAAATTGTCGCAtctaattctaaaaaataatataataataataaacccaaaaatgaaagaattttTGTTACATAACTTCTACAGACTCATAGAAATAGCTCTCTTTTCATCTaataagaaagcaaaaaatacacatgaagcaaaaaggtaaaaaggtcaaaaaaaaaaaaaaaaaaaaaaaaaaaaagagaataaaaccTACATAACCATTCTAAAATCACAGTTTCCTTGACATGACCACCCTCTACAAATCGAATCTGACTACATCAAAACGACCATCGTCgttttctaataaataaatttttttttaaaaaggtcaTATTAGAAACTTTACCGTAGACAGTGTTGCTGGGATTCATGGCGACCTGGTTCATGGCCACATCACCGACCAAACGCTCCTCATCAGTGAAAGCGACATAAGACGGTGTCGTCCTGTTCCCTTGGTCGTTGGCTATGATCTTCACACGGTTTTTTTTCCACACAGCCACGCACGAGTAGGTCGTGCCAAGATCGATTCCAATAGCAGGGCCAACTTCTCCACCGCCCATTGTtgcgagcaaaaaaaatatcaaattcttcgaaaatagagagagaagttTGAGCTTGAAAACAAAGAGATGCTAGGATTGTTGcgagcaaagaaaaaagaattttcgaaaatagagagagagttCAGCTTGAAAGAAAGAGACGAGGGAGGGAATGAAAGGTGTTGTAATACAAAGACAAGGCCACTAAAGAAGTGCCTGAGTGAGTCAAGGAATTTATTGTTGGGTACTGCTTATGTCCAGTGACCAGTGGTAACTTTCACCGACACAATTTGTTATCAAGATACTCATTGTACAGTTGTGCAACGTTATCACATGCGTATGGCCCACgcctttttataattattatcatTCATCGCGTTTATAAGAAAGGATCGTTCTTCTCGAGTTTTTCAACtcagagaatatatatatatattattaaaaaaaaaaagaatatatatatattttttattattaaaactcACTTATAGAAtattaggggctgtttggattgacaattctcatcactcaattctcagtttccataactcaattcttaaaaatggtgggacccatgtcaattttcaaaaaatagtttgtTTGGCAAGCCATAACTCAGTttccaattttttgtttccataactcataactcaatgatatttttgtaattaaacacacatgagggacccaCTTAGCAGCAACTTTTGACcaactgacttttttttttttcttcttctttctcactGGTTCGGTCTTcactggggtttttttttttttcactgtttttttcctttcttcttcactgggttcggtcttcactgggtttcttttttcttttttttcttttttttcctttcttcttcactgggctttgttttcttcattgttttttttttttttttttttttttttttcactgggttcgggTTTCTGagtactagaaaaaaaaaaaagttgcactGTGACAGGCGTGGGCCCCCCAAATAATGTGAAAAATAGTGAGTGATGGAAACTGAGTGATGAAGGCAAACGGATgtaaaaaattgagtgataagtgatgagtgatgagtgatgagtgatgagtgatggaaattgagtgacggaaattgagtgatcaaATTTTGTTGGCCAAACAGGCTCTTAACATTCAACCAAGCAAAAAGGTtaatcttttttaaattttaacaaaaaggtTCATCCGAAAAGTACATCTGTGGGGAAGCACGTGAAGAAATCACGCTCTTTAAAGGGCGGTCGGCTGGGTGAGGCAACAGCTAGCAAGCAAGATACAATCCCCTTAATCATATTGTGATGCTCcactagaaaaataaaaataaaaaaagagaagagagagagggcaTCGGGCACGGTGCACAAAGGAATATTCGAATTTTATTAGATTGAGCTATAAATTACCGTTAAAGAATTGAAAAACGGAATGAATACCGGTTCTTTAGTCCAACAAGTGATTGAACCGCCCCAGGAGGGGTGGCCCAGTTGGGAGAGATCCCACGTGCAAGCACAAGGTCCCTCGTTTGAGTCGTGGCGGGTACCGTGTGGGAGGAGGGTTCCTAGCTTGCATTGTGCCTCTCCTGCTAGCTCTCTTGGGGTGTTAGGGAGAGGTCTGTGGTGCCCCGGTCACAGTAGCTATAGTTCAATCCAACATTCTGTAGCATGAGGTGCCCCTATTAGATCACGCCCTGGGGGGTTAGTCACAAATGGTCGCCTCTGCCCCCCTTTtatccatcaaaaaaaaaaaaaaacaagtgatCGAACCGGGAACATCTTAAATGaagaattaataattttaaagttgtataaatatataataagtttataattaataatataaaaaggaGAGGGCGTCGGCCATAGTGCATAAAGGCATATTCGAATTTTATTAGATTGAGCTATAAATTGCATGGtttttgtagggacacgattttcagcccaggcccaaaatgtatgggataCTGGCCCAGTgaacccagtacaataaatttgtagagagtgggtagaagaactaggcTTTAGTGAATGTGATAGCAGTTATAATGAGTCTCCAAGGTAATCAAACGGAAACAAACCAAGTTTATATAAGAAAGtttgtcctcggcacaatccgaggagctcTGTTCTAGTATATATTGGATGATAATGGTTACAGGAGTTCTTGAGATTGCTATAGTACTTTCTCTCTTAATCCCCGGGCCCCTTCTCCATGGTGAGTCTCTCCTATTATATAGTCCCCTTTGAACGATCTtggtcttccacttgttgatcatccaagcctatacttgagtgcctgtcccatcagacaccctct contains these protein-coding regions:
- the LOC126716815 gene encoding heat shock cognate 70 kDa protein 2-like; this encodes MGGGEVGPAIGIDLGTTYSCVAVWKKNRVKIIANDQGNRTTPSYVAFTDEERLVGDVAMNQVAMNPSNTVYDSKRLIGKKFSDASVQSDMKFWPFKVTSDPGDKPKIEVNYKRRKEQYTAEQIASMVLRKMRKTAEAYLGTKVKNAVVTVPAYFNDSQRKATKDAGVIAGLNVMRIISEPIAAAIAYGLDKKKASVGKNVLIFDLGGGTLDVSLLKIKNGKFEVKATAGDAHLGGEDFVNIMVNSLVKEFKRKNKMDISGNPRALSRLRSACEGAKKTLSSAKNATIYIDSLYKGVDFHSKICRACFEELNMELFKKCMEPVEKCLGDAKMDKRDVDDVVLVGGSTRIPKVQQLLQDFFEGKKLCKSIDDLDEVVAYGAAIQAAILTGERNKKVRDLVLSDVIPRSLRMGTKDKTTVLIRRNTTIPTMEVEWEFPYSDNHSSTFIPVYEGERTSTRDNNLLGKFELSGIPPTLKGEVQITVCFKIDANGILNVVSAKVKNNGQKKNITITIDRGRDAGKEIMMMVQ